The DNA region GTTCAAGGCAACACTGGTCTTGCAACAGGCAATGCCGTTGGCTCAAATATCGCTAATATTGGTCTAGTACTCGGTGTTACCGCGTTAATCAGCCCCATTTTGATAAAGTCATCTTTACTTAAACGCGAACTACCTATTTTATTGGTCATCTCTATAATCAGTTACCTTTTACTCGTTGATGGCCACCTATCAAGATTTGACGGACTTATTTTAATTGCTGGGCTCATTGCTTTCCTTTACTGGTTATTACGCAGCGCTCAACAGAACAAGCAGCAAAAAAAAGACATCTTAGCAGCCGAATTTGATGACGAAATCCCAAGCGACCTAAGTACAAAGACTGCCTCTTTTTATGTCATCATCGGCCTTACTATCCTCATTATTAGTTCAAAACTACTAGTTTGGGCAGCCGTCAATATTGCCATCCTCTTTGGTGTTAGTGATTTAGTCATTGGATTAACCATTATCGCCATAGGAACTAGCTTGCCAGAATTAGCAGCTTCTATTATGAGCGTTATTAAAAAAGAGCCTGATCTTGCTGTAGGAAACATTATTGGGTCGAATGCCTTCAACTTATTAGCTGTCTTATGTTTGCCTGGGCTTCTTCACCCTGGCAATGTAGATCCACAGCTCGTTTCACGCGACCTCCCCATTATGCTTGGCTTTACTTTATGCCTATTCATTTTTTCATATAGTTTTAATGGCCAACCTAAGATCAACCGTTTTAAAGGTGGGGTTTTTATGCTATTTTTTGTCGCCTACCTTAGCAAGGTATACTTAGATACTCTTGGAATTTAGCACAACTGAACACCGACCTAATGCCTGATAACCATCATCGAACTCAACTTAAGCAACTAGGCTTGGCCGTTGTACAAACCGAAGCAGACGCTATTGCTAATCTCGCCGGACACATTGACGAACATTTTATCGATGCGTGTGAACTGATGCTTAAATGTGACGGCAAAGTTGTCGTCATCGGTATGGGAAAATCAGGCCATATTGGTAATAAAATTGCTGCCACGCTAGCCAGCACCGG from Cycloclasticus pugetii PS-1 includes:
- a CDS encoding calcium/sodium antiporter produces the protein MLVFSVALLAGFFFLIFSADYFVKGTSAIARNIGISPLIIGLTIIGLGTSAPEMLVAGIASVQGNTGLATGNAVGSNIANIGLVLGVTALISPILIKSSLLKRELPILLVISIISYLLLVDGHLSRFDGLILIAGLIAFLYWLLRSAQQNKQQKKDILAAEFDDEIPSDLSTKTASFYVIIGLTILIISSKLLVWAAVNIAILFGVSDLVIGLTIIAIGTSLPELAASIMSVIKKEPDLAVGNIIGSNAFNLLAVLCLPGLLHPGNVDPQLVSRDLPIMLGFTLCLFIFSYSFNGQPKINRFKGGVFMLFFVAYLSKVYLDTLGI